One genomic window of Kosmotoga olearia TBF 19.5.1 includes the following:
- a CDS encoding MFS transporter: protein MSSLQTNFRLYYFGRLVSLLGSGIQSLALSLYILDITGSGAAMGTFLLINMLPRIVFAPLAGVFGDRLNRKWLMVYLDLFRGIIIFLMAFLAFKESMGIILIYGFQLIISTMDIFFDPVTRAILPDIVPENNLTSANSIVNATDSFSYIVGPILGGILYPLGIWLVFVLNATTFVISGISEIFISYEQTTVKKKITVRQIWEDLKDGVNAFKKLAGVLRIMIFIMLTNFLMGPVIMLVIPYFAREIVGFNSYQYGILNASWLIGITAGNILLVIIAKNKSIKRLFLTGLFFQLVLFYTFDTLTFPRMISFFGGPSWIYLIFIAGFFVAMGFFNAFINTPVGVYFQLATPTELRTRVLSAISLIAQISMPIGMAVYGLIVDKYPVHLVIFGSLILTTLITLVYLFTKTFDFLESKPKTENSIVESSETV, encoded by the coding sequence ATGTCTAGCTTGCAAACGAACTTTAGGCTTTATTATTTTGGAAGGTTAGTATCACTTCTTGGGAGTGGTATACAATCTCTTGCTCTGTCGCTTTACATATTGGATATCACAGGTTCTGGCGCTGCTATGGGTACTTTCTTGCTTATAAATATGCTACCACGAATTGTCTTTGCTCCTTTAGCCGGGGTGTTCGGGGATAGACTAAACAGAAAATGGCTAATGGTATACCTCGATTTGTTCCGTGGTATTATCATCTTTCTTATGGCTTTTCTTGCCTTTAAGGAATCCATGGGAATTATTCTTATTTATGGCTTTCAACTGATTATTTCCACTATGGATATCTTCTTCGATCCTGTTACAAGAGCTATACTGCCAGATATAGTCCCAGAAAATAACCTTACATCTGCAAACTCAATAGTTAATGCAACCGATAGCTTTAGTTACATTGTTGGTCCAATTCTTGGAGGCATTCTATATCCCCTTGGAATATGGCTCGTTTTTGTATTAAATGCCACGACCTTCGTTATATCCGGCATTAGCGAGATATTCATAAGTTATGAACAGACAACAGTAAAAAAGAAAATAACCGTCAGACAAATTTGGGAAGACTTGAAAGATGGTGTCAATGCTTTCAAAAAACTAGCAGGAGTACTTCGAATAATGATTTTCATAATGCTTACCAACTTTCTTATGGGACCAGTGATAATGCTTGTGATTCCATATTTTGCTAGGGAAATCGTTGGATTCAATAGCTATCAATATGGAATTTTGAATGCTTCATGGCTTATCGGTATTACTGCGGGAAACATACTTCTTGTAATCATTGCTAAGAACAAAAGTATAAAAAGATTGTTCTTAACCGGTTTGTTTTTCCAATTAGTTCTTTTCTACACTTTCGACACTCTTACTTTTCCACGGATGATAAGCTTCTTTGGAGGACCAAGTTGGATATACCTTATATTTATAGCAGGATTTTTCGTTGCCATGGGCTTCTTCAATGCTTTCATCAATACACCTGTTGGAGTATATTTCCAATTGGCAACCCCAACAGAACTTAGGACCCGTGTACTATCGGCAATCTCCCTTATCGCACAGATAAGCATGCCAATCGGTATGGCTGTTTACGGATTAATTGTAGATAAATATCCTGTACATTTAGTTATTTTTGGTTCACTTATTTTAACGACTCTTATCACACTGGTCTATCTCTTCACAAAAACTTTCGACTTTCTTGAAAGCAAACCAAAAACCGAAAATTCAATTGTTGAATCATCAGAAACAGTTTGA
- a CDS encoding helix-turn-helix domain-containing protein, protein MINMLIDNKPSSEWKHYSRAIKYYCEGDFSKAKSQIERGLKSNMKNRSLFYLLLSLKLLVSTGQNDKLYNRLRREFGRIPVRVRPEVVWALINYHSIYHTERELKAFRVWSERYEQENTATIMLFLGKARKEALDNNKENALKLFEKTYELAKKLEDPQGLINVLNDFSWYLKLDTKERALKLAEKASYYSGYYDEDLAAAPYVLDTLATIQFENHVISLYKTAEIQRFVGFRNSSTSTILKKKSPVFNPRRSKYANNELIRDYLKNRMNNLLAVSRNTGIAWDNLSKLINGKTQTVRGETLRKIITGLKIEVDPLNDPYPIVNEWIKLQIDKGFENAITELEKLKPSEREILILSTYTALLNRRKDYPYLSRKGTLSRALELCKEDLRRFREFTENRYETKKFVAQLFELHPFLEGRRDLVWKFLKALPARKRKEFIHKYLELGDKDRGVIDTFMRNYVRYDRNWGLRLKPPAELYPFTQKYRLKKTQTALAYWALDKKKEREKLRTLLCSGCESLRD, encoded by the coding sequence ATGATAAATATGCTAATAGATAACAAACCTTCCAGTGAATGGAAGCATTATTCCAGAGCCATTAAGTACTACTGTGAAGGAGACTTCAGCAAAGCAAAGTCTCAGATTGAAAGAGGCTTGAAGAGTAATATGAAAAACCGTAGTCTCTTTTATCTACTACTTTCTCTCAAACTACTCGTATCAACCGGACAGAACGATAAGCTTTACAACAGGCTTAGAAGAGAATTCGGCAGAATACCGGTAAGAGTGAGACCAGAAGTCGTCTGGGCCTTAATCAACTATCACAGTATCTATCATACCGAAAGAGAACTCAAAGCCTTCAGAGTGTGGAGCGAAAGATACGAGCAGGAGAACACTGCAACGATAATGCTCTTCCTTGGAAAAGCAAGAAAAGAGGCTCTTGACAACAATAAAGAAAATGCGTTAAAACTCTTCGAAAAGACTTATGAACTGGCGAAAAAACTCGAAGATCCGCAGGGACTTATAAACGTCCTCAACGATTTTTCCTGGTACTTGAAGTTAGATACGAAAGAACGTGCCTTGAAATTAGCAGAAAAGGCCTCCTACTATTCTGGCTACTACGATGAAGACCTAGCTGCCGCTCCTTATGTGCTCGATACCCTCGCAACTATCCAATTTGAAAATCACGTTATTTCATTATATAAAACCGCTGAAATACAGCGGTTTGTCGGCTTCAGAAATAGTAGTACCTCAACCATATTGAAAAAGAAAAGCCCAGTTTTCAATCCTAGAAGATCAAAATACGCAAACAATGAACTCATAAGGGATTACTTGAAGAATCGCATGAACAACCTTTTAGCTGTTAGTAGGAACACTGGAATTGCCTGGGATAACCTCAGCAAACTCATTAACGGCAAAACCCAAACCGTCAGGGGTGAAACTTTAAGGAAGATAATCACAGGATTGAAAATCGAGGTTGATCCACTCAACGATCCTTATCCGATCGTGAACGAATGGATAAAACTTCAGATAGATAAAGGCTTTGAAAATGCGATAACAGAACTGGAAAAACTCAAACCATCCGAACGTGAAATATTAATCCTCTCAACATACACCGCTCTTTTGAACAGAAGGAAAGATTATCCTTACCTGAGCAGAAAAGGAACGCTTTCCCGCGCACTGGAACTTTGTAAAGAAGACCTTCGAAGGTTTAGAGAATTTACGGAAAATCGTTATGAAACAAAGAAATTCGTTGCTCAACTCTTTGAGCTTCATCCGTTTCTTGAAGGCAGGAGAGACCTTGTTTGGAAATTCCTGAAGGCCTTACCTGCGAGAAAAAGAAAAGAGTTCATCCATAAGTATCTTGAACTCGGAGATAAAGACAGAGGGGTAATAGATACCTTCATGAGAAACTACGTTCGCTACGACAGGAACTGGGGCCTGAGACTCAAACCTCCTGCAGAACTTTATCCCTTCACCCAGAAATACAGGCTAAAGAAAACCCAGACCGCCCTCGCTTACTGGGCGCTGGATAAAAAGAAGGAAAGGGAAAAGCTGAGAACGCTGCTTTGCAGCGGATGCGAATCCCTTCGGGATTGA
- a CDS encoding class II glutamine amidotransferase — MCRMVAIKAKKDVETKIYFEFLKSMAVDGIKNPHGDGFGVFYVSQDRAGILRDTASIWSTEYHPPKAWLSLFHARKASPGYKVNLNHVHPFIASIEEKTYVFAHNGTIHGISSENGQIDSQYYFSKILEKLQKMSPKEALLESAKEIEKERKFTSLTCFLSDFENIWAMKYCSDPEDSYHNLYYTEHNGVKILSSEPIQKYIDIDIKNFRELGNREVIVI, encoded by the coding sequence ATGTGCAGAATGGTAGCTATAAAAGCTAAAAAAGATGTTGAAACAAAGATTTATTTTGAATTTCTAAAATCTATGGCGGTCGATGGAATAAAGAACCCACATGGTGACGGTTTTGGGGTTTTTTATGTAAGTCAGGATAGAGCAGGAATCCTCAGAGATACGGCTTCTATCTGGAGCACAGAATACCATCCTCCGAAAGCGTGGCTTTCTTTATTCCATGCCAGAAAAGCTTCTCCGGGATATAAAGTTAATCTTAATCACGTGCATCCCTTTATTGCAAGTATAGAGGAAAAAACTTATGTCTTTGCTCATAATGGGACAATTCATGGGATATCAAGCGAAAACGGGCAAATAGATAGCCAATACTATTTTTCGAAGATCCTTGAAAAACTTCAAAAAATGTCTCCTAAAGAAGCCCTCCTTGAAAGCGCGAAGGAAATAGAAAAAGAGAGAAAATTCACTTCATTAACCTGCTTTTTGAGCGATTTTGAAAACATCTGGGCAATGAAATATTGCTCAGATCCTGAAGACAGCTACCATAATCTCTACTACACTGAACACAACGGGGTAAAAATTCTTTCAAGCGAGCCCATCCAAAAATATATCGATATTGATATCAAAAACTTCCGGGAATTAGGAAATAGAGAGGTAATTGTTATTTGA
- the pdxT gene encoding pyridoxal 5'-phosphate synthase glutaminase subunit PdxT → MKIGVLGIQGDIQEHLRMIEKTGNEPLWVKSTSELAEVSGLIMPGGESTTMIRLMKKYELWDALREAIASGLPVYATCAGMILLAREIINYPEQETLGVLDIAVERNGYGRQVASFETDLEIPAIGDTPFRAIFIRAPIIEKCGDSVEVLSTYKEKPVLVKQGKILASSFHPELTDDLRIHEYFVKEIIGKE, encoded by the coding sequence TTGAAAATAGGGGTTCTCGGTATCCAGGGAGACATCCAGGAGCACCTTAGAATGATAGAAAAAACGGGAAATGAACCCCTATGGGTAAAAAGCACTTCGGAGCTTGCGGAAGTTTCCGGGTTGATCATGCCTGGCGGCGAATCGACAACCATGATACGGTTGATGAAAAAATATGAACTCTGGGACGCTCTGAGAGAAGCGATTGCTTCAGGGCTACCTGTTTACGCTACCTGTGCAGGCATGATACTTTTAGCGCGTGAAATAATAAATTATCCCGAACAGGAAACTCTCGGTGTTCTGGACATAGCGGTTGAAAGAAACGGTTATGGAAGACAGGTAGCGAGTTTTGAAACCGATCTCGAAATACCGGCTATAGGGGATACCCCTTTTAGGGCGATTTTTATTAGAGCTCCTATAATAGAAAAATGCGGGGACAGTGTTGAAGTACTCTCCACGTATAAAGAAAAACCGGTGTTAGTTAAGCAGGGCAAAATTCTCGCATCATCCTTTCATCCCGAGCTAACGGATGATTTGAGAATTCACGAATACTTCGTGAAAGAAATAATTGGGAAAGAATAA
- the pdxS gene encoding pyridoxal 5'-phosphate synthase lyase subunit PdxS → MEERGTWVVKKGFAEMFKNGVIMDVTTPEQAKIAQEAGAVAVMALERVPADIRKEGGVARMADIRLIKSIMEAVSIPVMAKVRIGHTAEARILEAIGVDFIDESEVLTPADDKYHIDKHQFKVPFVCGARNLGEAVRRIAEGAAMIRTKGEAGTGNIIEAVKHMRTVNEEIRRVQLMSDEELVHYGKEIGAPVEILKQVRELGRLPVVNFAAGGVATPADAALMMMLGADGVFVGSGIFKSKDPKKMARAIVDSVLHWDDPKMLAKISEDIGQPMEGKDIEELDVKLQERGW, encoded by the coding sequence ATGGAAGAAAGGGGAACATGGGTAGTAAAAAAAGGTTTTGCTGAAATGTTCAAAAACGGGGTTATCATGGATGTCACAACACCTGAACAGGCTAAGATAGCCCAGGAAGCCGGTGCTGTTGCCGTAATGGCCCTTGAGAGAGTCCCTGCAGACATAAGAAAAGAAGGCGGCGTAGCGAGAATGGCCGACATCAGACTTATCAAATCGATAATGGAGGCAGTTTCAATACCTGTAATGGCAAAAGTGAGAATAGGCCATACCGCTGAAGCCAGAATCCTTGAAGCTATTGGCGTTGATTTCATTGATGAATCTGAAGTTCTCACTCCAGCCGATGATAAATATCACATTGATAAACATCAGTTCAAAGTTCCGTTCGTTTGTGGAGCACGAAATCTTGGAGAAGCAGTCAGGCGAATTGCTGAAGGTGCTGCGATGATAAGAACCAAAGGTGAAGCTGGTACAGGAAACATTATTGAAGCTGTAAAACACATGCGTACGGTGAATGAAGAAATAAGAAGAGTACAACTCATGAGTGATGAAGAACTTGTCCATTATGGAAAAGAAATCGGTGCACCTGTGGAGATATTGAAGCAGGTTCGTGAGCTGGGCAGACTTCCCGTTGTTAACTTTGCCGCCGGTGGAGTTGCAACTCCTGCTGATGCTGCGCTCATGATGATGCTTGGCGCAGATGGTGTTTTCGTTGGCTCTGGAATCTTTAAATCCAAAGATCCGAAAAAAATGGCGAGAGCCATAGTTGATTCAGTTCTTCACTGGGACGATCCCAAAATGCTTGCAAAGATTAGTGAAGACATTGGGCAGCCGATGGAAGGTAAAGATATTGAAGAGCTTGATGTTAAACTACAGGAGAGGGGCTGGTAA
- a CDS encoding isochorismatase family protein — protein MIKSLLLIDLQKDFVEPGGALFVDGSRKIFPVVLELIDRFKRQGLPIITTMDFHEKDDPEFEYWPPHCVKGTKGVELADVVKRELIGYEKHYTIKKRKYSAFYQTKFDALIRELDLDEFHVAGVVTNICVLFTVEELRNRKLKVVLYEKGVISYDNDLHRFALRQMKEVLNVEVIE, from the coding sequence ATTATCAAAAGTTTACTCCTTATCGACCTTCAGAAAGATTTTGTCGAACCGGGAGGAGCACTCTTTGTTGATGGTTCCAGAAAGATTTTTCCGGTGGTGCTTGAACTGATAGATCGGTTCAAGAGGCAGGGTTTACCGATAATCACCACCATGGATTTTCATGAGAAGGATGACCCGGAATTTGAGTACTGGCCCCCTCATTGTGTTAAAGGGACAAAAGGAGTAGAACTTGCTGACGTCGTAAAACGTGAGCTTATAGGTTATGAAAAGCATTATACGATAAAGAAAAGGAAATACAGTGCTTTTTATCAGACCAAATTCGATGCGTTAATCAGGGAACTTGATCTGGATGAATTTCATGTAGCAGGCGTGGTGACCAATATATGTGTGCTCTTCACTGTCGAAGAGCTGAGGAACAGGAAACTTAAAGTGGTTTTGTATGAAAAAGGCGTGATCTCCTATGACAACGATCTTCACAGATTTGCTTTGAGGCAGATGAAAGAGGTGCTCAATGTAGAGGTGATTGAATGA
- a CDS encoding DUF4097 family beta strand repeat-containing protein: MKSFTYELEKIDSVSLYTASADLEIISTKENILIAEVETDEEDYEPVVEIRGSELRIRFEKKEIKGFTGLFHNIFDNERIEKAKVYLPEKIERLKIGTASGDITISGVYLSDLRINAVSGDTSIFSGSAETFRLDDVSGDCVLKDFNFRDARFGTVSGDIRIVHLAPMSRDLTVSTVSGDLEVIYSQKPNVEVLLSTVSGDVFSKLPFVKEKKFYIIEADPDKPRERITMNSVSGDVWIKAQEGFEMPKRVEPRQENTFDDLKEEISKPMYFEEDKETEKTLKLFNDGKITEEHARQILSLLGYNDEEINELLGKGGKEE, translated from the coding sequence ATGAAAAGCTTCACCTATGAACTTGAGAAAATAGATAGCGTGTCTTTATATACCGCTTCAGCTGACCTGGAAATAATCTCCACCAAGGAAAACATACTTATAGCTGAGGTTGAAACAGATGAGGAAGACTATGAACCAGTTGTAGAAATTAGGGGATCAGAATTACGCATAAGATTCGAGAAAAAAGAGATAAAGGGATTTACAGGATTATTTCACAATATCTTTGACAATGAAAGAATAGAGAAAGCAAAGGTTTATTTGCCGGAAAAGATTGAAAGATTAAAGATAGGGACTGCTTCCGGAGATATAACAATCTCAGGGGTATATCTAAGTGATTTAAGAATAAATGCCGTTTCCGGTGATACAAGCATTTTCTCTGGATCAGCTGAAACTTTCAGGTTGGACGATGTCAGTGGTGATTGTGTCCTTAAGGATTTTAACTTCAGGGATGCGCGTTTTGGAACGGTTTCGGGGGATATCAGGATAGTTCATTTAGCACCAATGAGTAGGGATTTGACCGTTTCCACAGTAAGCGGTGATCTTGAAGTTATTTATTCTCAGAAACCGAACGTAGAAGTCCTTCTCTCCACTGTTAGCGGCGATGTCTTTTCGAAACTTCCATTCGTTAAAGAAAAGAAGTTCTACATTATCGAGGCGGATCCAGATAAACCGAGAGAAAGAATCACCATGAATTCTGTTTCTGGCGATGTGTGGATAAAAGCTCAGGAGGGGTTTGAAATGCCAAAAAGAGTTGAACCAAGGCAAGAGAATACTTTCGATGATTTGAAAGAGGAAATCTCTAAACCAATGTATTTTGAAGAAGACAAGGAAACAGAGAAAACACTGAAGTTGTTTAATGACGGGAAAATTACGGAAGAGCATGCGCGACAGATCCTTTCTTTGCTGGGATATAATGATGAAGAAATAAACGAGTTGTTAGGAAAGGGAGGAAAAGAAGAATGA
- a CDS encoding DUF2089 domain-containing protein, translated as MKRRPISNCPVCGDKLAITEYHCDSCGTTIRGRFELDEIMKLSPEQLAFLKIFIKNRGNLSEVQKELNISYPTAKNRLEDIVRSMGYDTVDKEQEETIKILEKLESGEMKPDEALELLRKIKRRR; from the coding sequence GTGAAAAGAAGACCCATTTCGAATTGCCCTGTATGCGGGGACAAACTGGCGATAACAGAGTATCACTGCGATAGCTGTGGTACCACGATAAGGGGGCGCTTCGAACTCGATGAGATTATGAAGCTCTCACCGGAGCAGCTCGCATTTCTCAAGATTTTTATCAAGAATCGGGGAAACCTTTCGGAGGTCCAAAAGGAACTCAATATTTCGTATCCAACGGCAAAAAACAGACTGGAAGATATTGTTAGGAGCATGGGATACGATACCGTGGATAAAGAACAGGAAGAAACAATCAAGATACTTGAAAAACTTGAGTCCGGGGAAATGAAACCTGATGAGGCTCTCGAACTTTTACGAAAAATTAAGCGCAGGAGGTAG
- a CDS encoding ABC transporter substrate-binding protein — translation MRKVLVLLLVLVLFASLATAKIIFWTTEVESNRMQRIRALATLFRAKTGIVVEVVPVEENDLLRQIPIAKASGTLPDVVEGGIEPMLLLGSEGLLNEDLAAEIINEFGDIYTGASRLLSNGKGGYFAIPFHAWVQGIWYRKDMFAEKKLTPPISWYDILTAAREIHDPENGVYGIILPKKADAYAEQVFTEIALANGARPIDLEGNIKFNTPEMIEAFRFYKELGKYSKPGFTTVLDALKGYLAGETGMIFYSTYIMDDIAVEEVQRGRIDKFDPKLVVNTGFANYMINIKPSSYGQVVALGILKTSKNSEEAKEFVKFLMDGSNYIYWLHMAPGGMNPTRKSVAADPAFLNNPVLERYGSEKIQEIIAALENVERFDFYEGHVLMDMSKISGNFIIGKAINLMFANDWTPEEAANWAQAEAEKILGK, via the coding sequence ATGAGAAAAGTGCTTGTTCTTTTGCTCGTGTTAGTTTTGTTTGCTTCACTTGCAACTGCCAAGATTATCTTCTGGACTACTGAAGTCGAATCAAACAGGATGCAGAGAATAAGAGCACTCGCGACATTGTTTAGAGCGAAAACTGGAATAGTTGTAGAGGTTGTGCCGGTTGAAGAAAATGACCTGCTGAGGCAAATTCCAATTGCCAAAGCTTCAGGAACACTTCCGGATGTTGTCGAAGGTGGAATTGAACCAATGCTTCTTCTCGGAAGTGAGGGGCTCTTAAATGAAGATCTCGCCGCTGAAATCATTAATGAATTTGGTGATATCTACACAGGCGCCTCCAGGCTCCTTTCCAATGGTAAAGGAGGCTACTTTGCGATTCCTTTCCACGCCTGGGTCCAGGGTATCTGGTACAGGAAAGACATGTTCGCAGAGAAAAAACTGACACCTCCTATTTCCTGGTACGATATTCTAACAGCAGCAAGGGAAATCCATGATCCTGAAAATGGTGTTTACGGTATAATATTGCCGAAAAAAGCGGATGCTTACGCAGAACAGGTATTCACCGAAATAGCCCTTGCGAACGGTGCAAGACCAATCGACCTTGAAGGAAATATAAAATTCAACACCCCAGAAATGATTGAAGCTTTCAGGTTCTACAAGGAACTTGGAAAATATTCAAAACCCGGATTCACAACCGTCTTGGATGCTTTAAAAGGTTATCTCGCTGGTGAAACGGGAATGATTTTCTATTCAACCTACATAATGGATGATATCGCTGTTGAAGAGGTCCAGAGAGGTAGAATCGATAAGTTTGACCCGAAGCTTGTTGTCAATACCGGTTTTGCCAATTACATGATAAATATCAAGCCAAGCTCTTATGGGCAGGTAGTCGCACTTGGAATACTGAAAACATCGAAAAACAGCGAAGAAGCCAAAGAATTTGTCAAATTCTTAATGGACGGATCTAACTACATCTACTGGCTCCACATGGCTCCCGGCGGAATGAACCCAACGAGAAAGTCGGTAGCCGCGGATCCTGCTTTCCTTAATAATCCGGTTCTTGAAAGGTACGGTAGCGAAAAGATTCAGGAGATCATCGCTGCTCTCGAGAACGTGGAAAGGTTTGACTTCTATGAAGGCCATGTACTGATGGATATGAGTAAGATTTCTGGTAACTTCATCATTGGTAAGGCGATCAACCTCATGTTTGCAAATGATTGGACTCCGGAAGAAGCGGCTAATTGGGCACAAGCTGAAGCCGAAAAGATTCTCGGGAAATAA
- a CDS encoding carbohydrate ABC transporter permease: MTNSRMATVGTLKKKESSLGWKLIMPTIILIAAFILYPVAYNIYLSFFDVSLSPEKPNEFVGLKNYINILSDPDFWKSFSITVLFTILTVGGSIILGIVVALMMNRDFFGRSLVRALLLLPYITPLIAIVFAWRYIFLPIDGPLIRLLAGIGLIDPGVDFINNPNNAFWVVSIFNIWRNFPFVYLMILSRLQSISYTLYEAAEIDGANSIQKFKYITLPELYFVIGSVALLRGIWNFYKFDEVYLMSKFAGTLPIYIYEKAFVGVPEQGVAAAIATILFVVMFILIGIYVKRVLKW, from the coding sequence TTGACTAACTCGCGAATGGCAACAGTGGGGACACTAAAAAAGAAGGAAAGTTCTCTCGGTTGGAAGCTGATCATGCCAACGATAATTCTTATAGCAGCTTTTATACTATATCCTGTCGCCTATAACATATACCTTAGCTTTTTTGATGTTTCCCTTTCCCCAGAGAAACCGAACGAATTTGTTGGACTTAAAAATTATATCAATATCCTTTCAGATCCCGATTTCTGGAAATCTTTTTCGATAACTGTGTTGTTCACAATTCTAACCGTCGGTGGAAGTATAATCCTTGGAATTGTCGTGGCACTTATGATGAATAGGGACTTTTTTGGGCGTTCGCTGGTACGGGCATTGTTGTTGCTTCCATACATAACCCCTTTGATTGCTATCGTGTTCGCGTGGCGATACATCTTTCTCCCAATCGACGGTCCGCTGATAAGGTTACTGGCCGGGATAGGGTTGATCGATCCGGGAGTTGATTTCATAAACAATCCGAACAATGCTTTCTGGGTAGTATCCATATTCAATATCTGGAGAAACTTTCCTTTTGTCTATCTTATGATCCTTTCACGACTGCAGTCTATCTCTTACACACTATACGAGGCCGCTGAAATAGATGGCGCAAATTCCATTCAGAAATTCAAATACATCACATTACCGGAACTCTACTTTGTAATTGGTTCTGTCGCTCTTTTGAGAGGTATCTGGAACTTTTACAAATTCGATGAAGTTTATTTGATGTCAAAATTCGCTGGCACGCTCCCGATATACATCTATGAGAAAGCATTTGTTGGTGTTCCGGAACAGGGTGTTGCTGCTGCGATTGCAACGATCTTGTTCGTTGTAATGTTCATCCTGATCGGAATATACGTAAAGAGGGTGTTGAAATGGTAA
- a CDS encoding carbohydrate ABC transporter permease produces the protein MVKAKNIPKKIGFYILVILVVLFVAYPFAWMISVSLRYDTDAFEPGIIPKRPTLRQYGELLGFVKSIREELSREEEQLTELIKDLPPELQKQVAAEIKAQRKQESFPFLRFFRNSLTVAGISAFISLVVSVFGAYSFSRLEYVGRGVLQRGVLVVYLFGGTILAVPLYQIFVKLGFVGSGLKSFLALFIIYIVQTLPVSLYMLGNYFRTIPYSIEEAAIIDGCTRIQAIFKIVVPLSLPAIVTVYIYAFMIAWNEFLFASIFVRPYPTYYTLPIGLNELFYSEHAIWGKMMTASVLTALPVVVMFTIMEKYLTSGLTVGGVKE, from the coding sequence ATGGTAAAGGCGAAAAATATACCCAAAAAAATTGGTTTCTATATACTGGTTATCCTGGTGGTTCTTTTTGTTGCCTATCCGTTCGCCTGGATGATTTCCGTATCTTTAAGGTACGACACCGATGCCTTTGAACCTGGTATAATCCCAAAGAGGCCTACTCTCAGACAATACGGTGAACTTCTTGGTTTTGTCAAATCCATAAGAGAAGAGCTCTCCCGTGAGGAAGAACAACTGACAGAACTCATAAAAGATCTCCCCCCGGAATTGCAAAAACAGGTTGCTGCTGAGATTAAAGCCCAGAGGAAACAGGAATCCTTTCCATTTCTCAGATTTTTCCGGAACAGTTTAACAGTTGCTGGGATCTCCGCTTTCATAAGTCTTGTCGTTTCCGTTTTTGGCGCGTATTCTTTCAGTCGTCTCGAGTACGTCGGAAGAGGTGTCTTACAACGTGGCGTTCTTGTAGTTTATCTGTTCGGTGGAACTATACTCGCGGTACCGTTGTACCAGATATTTGTGAAACTAGGATTTGTTGGCTCTGGTTTAAAATCTTTCCTTGCGCTTTTCATAATATACATCGTACAAACGTTACCCGTGTCGCTCTACATGCTGGGAAATTACTTTAGAACAATACCTTACTCCATAGAGGAAGCAGCGATAATAGATGGCTGTACCAGAATCCAGGCGATATTCAAAATAGTTGTTCCGTTATCATTACCTGCTATTGTAACTGTCTATATTTATGCCTTCATGATAGCGTGGAACGAATTCCTTTTTGCTTCTATTTTTGTAAGGCCGTACCCAACATACTATACTCTTCCTATCGGTTTGAATGAACTCTTCTACTCTGAACATGCTATCTGGGGAAAGATGATGACGGCTTCTGTACTAACGGCTCTTCCTGTTGTCGTTATGTTCACAATAATGGAAAAATACCTAACAAGCGGTTTAACCGTTGGTGGAGTTAAAGAATAA